From Vanrija pseudolonga chromosome 1, complete sequence, a single genomic window includes:
- the Vps11 gene encoding Vacuolar protein sorting-associated protein 11, producing MAGPSRGPETVSALQWRQFNFFDLESVKDIEDLGQSPRTLRDLTPPILITPTSPASPLAPAIIVASGNTITILDRHFAPERTFTAWEGSGRATAVVEAGGLLLAVGEEEGSRQPTLKVWDLTRDEKKKAGGGPAWVPILVRNAKIQHASGRPHPVSAVALTSNLSHLAVGLGDGTVLLFRHLLQSITASPTALTSLPKARVVLEPNDRNPEAVTGLGFREETGAAGGGSPTASTASALFIVTTNRVLTAPVSAKGGETRVLDETGAGLGCSVMDGSRSELIVARDDAIYLYSPEGRGACYAYEGSKSFISVFKHNLIIISPPSGSSAARRVTRTPGDNGSADIAKITIFDLNSKLIAYTGIFRNGVKVLFNQWNSIFVLEGNGQLSKLEENSTASKLEAMYKRNLYTLALSLAKSQGVDDAELAQVHKLYGDYLYGKGDFDAAMDQFIKTLGFLQPSYVIRKFLDAQRIDNLTTYLQELHSRGLANPDHTTLLLNCYTKTSDKARLDTFIKTEARRTQAGGSKEVLPFDLDTAIRVCRQASFFEHATYLAKKYGRHEEYLRIQIEDAEEYKDALKYLRSLGPEACEKNLLRYGRSLLQHEPEATTDLLIDLCSGNLGKKVTHSQVHGTGNKTVNGSGPAVLSYLGVNRLLGGGQSPAATQPGDAPVPAGDANGASAAPNGHQSPVVESPAEEDGVSYIPPSPRQFFAHFVDHHDLFVHYLEDVALLLWNQKVDSTPPARSGPVPHRDTDAAAALSEALADQRAVWNTLLELYLASTKSEDSTIAATARAKALSLLASSSTIPYDAMHALVLCSMAGFTDGLVGLWESMGMYEDVLRYWMEKDKASPEGDAASNGSAGPAPSDEVLRYLDLYGEGNPSLYPLVLRYLTSSSALLSRHQDKLPDILETIDAERIMPPLAVVQLLSRNGVASVGTVKDWLRAKIEETGEEIEADKALVESYRTETAAKEKQIGSLTSTSQPEVFQVTQCAACNGQLTLPAVHFMCKHSYHQRCLSDSDPECILCSQQHATVREIRRNQTRLADRHDLFISEVRDSDDGFGVVAGAFGRGLFEKPVVEE from the exons ATGGCAGGTCCTTCAAGAGGCCCAGAAACGGTCTCGGCACTGCAATGGCGTCAGTTTAATTTCTTCGATCTGGAGTCAGTCAAGGACATTGAAGACCTCGGACAGAGCCCACGGACACTTCGTGACCTCACCCCTCCCATCCTCATCACACCGACATCGCCAGCCTCACCACTTGCCCCAGCGATCATTGTTGCTTCGGGCAACACGATCACCATCCTGGATCGACACTTCGCACCGGAGCGGACATTCACAGCATGGGAGGGCAGCGGACGCGCAACGGCTGTCGTCGAAGCTGGCGGACTTCTGTTGGCCGTgggtgaggaggaagggAGCCGCCAGCCTACCTTGAAGGTCTGGGATTTGACCCGCGatgagaagaagaaggcggGTGGTGGTCCAGCCTGGGTTCCAATCTTGGTGCGCAATGCCAAGATCCAGCATGCGTCGGGAAGACCTCATCCA GTATCGGCTGTCGCTTTGACGTCAAACCTTTCTCATCTGGCCGTTGGTCTTGGAGACGGCACTGTGCTTCTGTTCCGCCACCTCCTTCAATCCATCACAGCCTCGCCAACGGCTCTGACATCTCTCCCCAAAGCACGTGTGGTCCTTGAACCCAACGACCGGAACCCGGAGGCGGTCACTGGCCTGGGATTCCGAGAAGAGACAGGAGCGGCAGGGGGAGGATCACCAACGGCATCAACGGCATCTGCGCTCTTCATTGTCACCACCAACCGCGTTCTCACAGCTCCGGTTTCTgccaagggcggcgagacgcGTGTCTTGGACGAGACAGGAGCAGGCCTCGGCTGCTCCGTGATGGACGGAAGCAGGAGCGAGCTCATCGTCGCCCGGGACGATGCAATCTACCTGTACAGCCCCGAGGGCCGTGGCGCATGCTATGCCTACGAAGGCTCAAAGTCGTTCATTTCAGTCTTCAAGCACAACCTGATCATCATCTCGCCCCCATCTGGCTCCtcagcagcgcggcgtgtcACGCGGACCCCCGGTGACAACGGATCCGCGGATATTGCCAAGATCACGATCTTCGACCTTAATAGCAAGCTGATTGCCTACACTGGCATCTTCCGCAACGGCGTAAAGGTCCTGTTCAACCAGTGGAACAGCATCTTTGTTTTGGAAGGCAATGGCCAGCtgtccaagctcgaggagaactcgacggcgtccaagctcgaggcgaTGTACAAGCGCAACCTGTACACTTTGGCGCTCAGCTTGGCCAAGTCCCAGGGAGTTGACGATGCCGAGTTGGCTCAGGTCCACAAGCTCTACGGTGATTATCTCTACGGCAAGGGGGACTTTGACGCTGCCATGGACCAGTTTATCAAGACGCTTGGGTTCCTCCAGCCCAGCTATGTTATCCGAAAG TTCCTGGATGCCCAAAGAATAGACAACCTCACGACCTACCTGCAAGAGCTTCATTCTCGTGGCTTGGCAAATCCCGACCACACGACACTGTTGTTGAACTGCTACACCAAGACGTCTGACAAGGCTCGCCTGGACACCTTCATCAAGACTGAAGCCAGGCGCACGCAGGCAGGTGGCAGTAAAGAGGTGCTCCCCTTCGACTTGGATACTGCGATTCGAGTCTGTCGCCAGGCCAGCTTCTTCGAGCATGCGACGTACTTGGCGAAGAAGTACGGCCGTCACGAGGAGTATCTGCGGATTCAGAttgaggatgccgaggagtACAAGGATGCTTTGAAGTATCTGCGGTCATTGGGTCCGGAGGCC TGCGAGAAGAACCTACTGCGATACGGTCGAAGCCTGCTCCAGCATGAGCCAGAGGCGACAACCGACCTTCTAATCGACCTCTGCAGTGGCAACCTCGGCAAAAAGGTGACTCACTCTCAGGTCCACGGCACGGGGAACAAGACGGTCAATGGATCTGGGCCGGCGGTATTGTCATATCTGGGCGTCAACCGTCTGCTCGGTGGCGGCCAGTCTCCTGCGGCGACCCAGCCAGGGGATGCACCAGTCCCTGCTGGAGATGCCAACGGGGCATCAGCAGCCCCCAACGGCCACCAGTCGCCCGTGGTGGAGAGCccggccgaggaagacggcgtGTCGTACATTCCGCCCTCTCCACGACAGTTCTTCGCCCACTtcgtcgaccaccacgacctcTTCGTGCACTATCTGGAGGACGTCGCTCTTCTTCTCTGGAACCAGAAGGTCGACTCCACCCCGCCTGCGCGCAGTGGTCCGGTTCCTCATCGGGATACAGATGCAGCGGCAGCTCTTAGCGAAGCTCTGGCCGATCAGCGTGCAGTGTGGAACACACTTTTGGAGTTGTATCTCGCATCGACCAAGTCAGAGGACTCGACCAttgccgccacggcgcgcgcaaaGGCTCTGTCACTGctcgcgagcagctcgaccaTCCCCTACGACGCCATGCACGCGCTCGTTCTCTGTTCCATGGCAGGGTTCAcggacggcctcgtcggcctctgGGAGTCCATGGGAATGTACGAGGACGTACTCCGATACTGGATGGAGAAGGACAAGGCTTCGCCTGAAGGCGATGCGGCATCGAATGGTTCGGCCGGCCCGGCGCCGTCAGACGAGGTTCTTCGCTACCTTGATCTCTACGGCGAGGGCAACCCAAGCCTCTATCCCCTGGTACTGAGATACCTTACAAGCTCGTCTGCGCTCTTATCCCGACACCAGGACAAGCTCCCAGATATCTTGGAGACGatcgatgccgagcgcatCATGCCGCCTTTGGCCGTCGTGCAGCTGCTTAGCAGAAACGGCGTGGCGAGCGTCGGCACGGTCAAGGACTGGCTGCGGGCCAAGATTGAGGAGACcggcgaggagattgaggcc GATAAGGCCCTAGTCGAGTCATACCGCACAGAgacggccgccaaggagaagCAGATTGGCTCACTGACCAGCACGAGCCAGCCGGAGGTGTTCCAGGTCACGCAGTGTGCGGCCTGCAACGGCCAGCTGACACTCCCTGCGGTGCACTTCATGTGCAAGCACAGCTACCACCAGCGCTGCCTGTCCGACTCGGACCCCGAGTGCATCCTTTgctcgcagcagcacgcgacTGTGCGCGAGATCCGCCGAAACCAGACGCGCCTGGCCGACCGTCACGACCTCTTTATcagcgaggtgcgcgactcggacgacgggttcggtgtcgtcgctggcgcgtTTGGGCGGGGCCTGTTTGAGAAGCCTGTCGTAGAGGAGTAG
- the KRE33 gene encoding RNA cytidine acetyltransferase: protein MRKQLDPRIPALINNGVRSNHRSFFVLVGDRGRDQVVNLHFLLSQARVSSRPNVLWCYKKELGFTTHRKKREAKIKRDIKRGIREANDQDPFELFITVTDIRYAYYKDSAKILGQTFGMLVLQDYEAITPNLLARTIETVEGGGIVVLLLKTMSSLKQLYSMAMDVHNRFRTDAHQFVQPRFNERFILSLGSNPDCLVLDDELNVLPLSKGKDIALIKDSDDDRGRKRKAEELKDMKESMDGVDIVGPLAKLSKTVDQAKALLTFVDAISEKTLSSTVTLTAGRGRGKSAALGLAISAAVAHDYSNIFVTSPDPENLKTLFEFIFKGLDALGYEEHVDYDIVQSTNPEFKKAIVRVNIFRGHRQTIQYIAPEDAHVLGQAELVIIDEAAAIPLPLVRKLIGPYLVFMASTINGYEGTGRSLSIKLIQQLREQTRPSVSKAETSAGPSGSSKQGAAGKAGAGLVRSLREIKLEEPIRYAPGDEVEKWLNHLLCLDATVVSKVTQGCPHPSTCELYYVNRDTLFSYHPASEVFLQRMMGLYVASHYKNSPNDLQMLSDAPAHHLFVLLPPLKEDDSTLPDPLVVLQVALEGNISREAILKELSHSGTKSAGDMIPWVISQQFQDNDFAMLSGARVVRIATHPDYARMGYGARALEALNSFYSGELTNLDEVTEEATFTDNAKASSGGSLATETIGVRDVARMPPLLQRLSERKPENLDYLGVSFGLTPELLRFWKKAGYVPLYASQKENELTGEHTFVMLRSLLSNVAQSEGWLSAFAQDFRHRFMNLLSYDCFKKFRSETALSVIDAASRKAEETKTVTGDELSALISPFDMKRLDSYADSMVDYHVILDLVPTLAALYFSRRLGPEFSISAAQQAIMLALGLQRKSLETLETELGAPAHQVLALFGKLVRRATRHLEDIQKAAVGADLPTEAPTSGPTFAPAATTVEEDVAEAASEEKQRARAAQRELLSTLDMAEFAIDQGADFSQAEKQVEAIASAAPEMRSRLSTTVSVKDAAVAPAAAPAKKEKRKENGEGRPSKKPRHSKGKN, encoded by the exons ATGAGGAAGCAGCTCGACCCGCGCATCCCCGCGCTCATCAACAATGGCGTCCGGTCCAACCACCGCTCGTTcttcgtgctcgtcggcgaccgcggccgTGACCAG GTGGTGAACTTGCACTTCCTCCTGTCCCAGGCCCgcgtgtcgtcgcgcccCAACGTCCTTTGGTGCTACAAGAAGGAGCTGGGCTTCACTAC CCACCGTAAGAAGCGCGAGGCCAAGATCAAGCGCGATATCAAGCGCGGTATCCGCGAGGCCAACGACCAGGACCCCTTCGAGCTCTTCATCACTGTCACTGACATCCGCTATGC ctaCTACAAGGACTCGGCCAAGATCCTCGGTCAGACCTTTGGCATGCTCGTGCTCCAGGACTACGAGGCCATCACACCGAACCTGTTGGCGAGGACCAtcgagacggtcgagggtggtggtattgtcgtcctcctcctcaagaCCATGTCGAGCTTGAAGCAGCTGTACTCGATGGCCATG GATGTCCACAACCGTTTCCGCACCGACGCGCACCAGTTCGTGCAGCCCCGTTTCAACGAGCGTTTCATCCTCTCGCTCGGATCAAACCCCGACTgtctcgtcctcgatgaCGAACTCAACGTCCTTCCCCTcagcaagggcaaggacatTGCCCTTATCAAGgactccgacgacgaccgtggccgcaagcgcaaggccgaggagctcaaggacatGAAGGAGAGCATGGACGgtgtcgacattgtcggACCTCTTGCCAAGCTGTCCAAGACTGTTGACCAG GCCAAGGCCCTCCTCACCTTTGTCGACGCCATCTCCGAGAAGACGCTCTCCTCGACCGTCACCCTGACCGCTGGACGTGGTCGCGGAAAGTCGGCcgctctcggcctcgccatcAGCGCAGCTGTTGCCCACGATTACTCCAACATCTTCGTCACCTCGCCTGACCCCGAGAACCTCAAGACCCTGTTCGAGTTCATCTTCAAGGGCCTCGATGCCCTCGGTTACGAGGAGCACGTCGACTACGACATTGTGCAGAGCACAAACCCCGAGTTCAAGAAGGCGATCGTCCGCGTGAACATCTTCCGTGGCCACCGTCAGACGATCCAGTACATTGCCCCCGAGGACGCTCACGTTCTGggccaggccgagcttgtcatcattgacgaggcggccgccatCCCCCTTCCCCTGGTCCGCAAGCTCATCGGCCCCTACCTCGTCTTTATGGCGTCCACGATCAACGGTTACGAGGGTACTGGCCGTTCGCTCTCCATCAAGCTCATTCAGCAGCTGCGAGAGCAGACACGGCCGTCGGTCTCCAAGGCGGAGACCTCGGCTGGCCCCAGCGGTTCGTCGAAGCAGGGAGCTGCAGGCAAGGCCGGTGCCGGTTTGGTGCGATCCCTTCGTGAGATCAAGCTTGAGGAGCCTATCCGTTACGCCCCCggtgacgaggtcgagaagtGGCTCAACCACCTCCTCTGCCTGGACGCCACGGTCGTCTCCAAGGTCACCCAGGGCTGCCCCCACCCATCGACCTGCGAGCTGTACTACGTCAACCGCGACACGCTGTTCTCGTACCACCCAGCCTCGGAGGTGTTCCTCCAGCGCATGATGGGTCTCTACGTTGCCAGCCACTACAAGAACTCGCCCAACGACCTGCAGATGCTCTCCGATGCTCCTGCTCACCACCTCTTCGTCCTCCTTCCTCCCTTGAAAGAGGACGACAGCACCCTCCCCGAccctctcgtcgtcctccaggTCGCCTTGGAAGGCAACATCTCGCGCGAGGCGatcctcaaggagctcaGCCACTCAGGTACCAAGAGTGCCGGCGACATGATCCCTTGGGTCATCTCGCAGCAGTTCCAGGACAACGACTTTGCAATGCTCTCCGGTGCCCGTGTCGTTCGCATCGCCACTCACCCCGACTACGCCAGG ATGGGTTACGGTGCTCGtgccctcgaggccctcaaCTCGTTCTacagcggcgagctcaccaacctcgacgaggtcaccGAGGAGGCGACCTTCACCGACAATGCCAAGGCATCGTCTGGCGGTTCGCTCGCCACGGAGACTATTGGTGTCCGTGACGTCGCGCGCATGCCTCCACTTCTCCAGCGCCTCTCGGAGCGCAAGCCTGAGAACCTCGACTACCTTGGTGTTTCGTTCGGTCTTACTCCCGAGCTCCTCCGCTTCTGGAAGAAGGCCGGCTACGTCCCTCTCTACGCAAGCCAGAAGGAGAACGAGCTCACGGGCGAGCACACGTTCGTCATGCTCCGCTCCCTGCTCAGCAACGTCGCCCAGTCCGAGGGCTGGCTGAGCGCCTTTGCCCAGGACTTCCGCCACCGCTTCATGAACCTGCTTTCGTACGACTGCTTCAAGAAGTTCCGCTCCGAGACGGCCCTCAGCGTCATCGACGCGGCCAgccgcaaggccgaggagacgaAGACTGTgactggcgacgagctgagCGCCCTCATCTCGCCCTTTGACATGAAGCGTCTCGACTCGTACGCCGACAGCATGGTCGACTACCACGTCATCCTCGACCTGGTGCCCACGCTGGCAGCGCTCTACTTCTCCCGCCGTCTCGGCCCCGAGTTCAGCATCAgtgcggcgcagcaggccaTCATGCTCGCTCTCGGCCTGCAGCGCAAgtcgctcgagacgctcgagaccgagctcggcgccccgGCCCACCAGGTGCTCGCGCTCTTTGGCAAGCTGGTTCGCCGTGCCACCCGGCACCTGGAGGACATCCAGAAGGCGGCCGTTGGCGCCGACCTGCCGACCGAGGCGCCGACCTCTGGCCCCACGTTCGCGCCCGCTGCCACGacggtggaggaggacgtcgccgaggccgcgagtgaggagaagcagcgcgcccgcgcggcccagcgcgagctccTGAGCACCCTCGACATGGCCGAGTTTGCGATTGACCAGGGCGCCGACTTCTCCCAGGCCGAGAAGCAGGTCGAGGCCatcgcgtccgccgcgccagaGATGCGCTCTAGGCTCTCCACGACTGTCAGCGTCAAGGACGCCGCTGtggctcctgctgctgctcccgcaaagaaggagaagcgcaaggagaaCGGCGAGGGACGGCCGTCCAAGAAGCCCAGGCACTCAAAGGGAAAGAACTAG
- the toa1 gene encoding Transcription initiation factor IIA large subunit encodes MSNKIVIYRAIIDDVMANVAVDFEEYGMDEDLLPLLQQKWESKLLETRVAEFARAPGAPETGNGDASAGAGASRPPAAAAPAAAEKQPEAVVKNEPDDVLRIRGGAADEHHPVPLPEPRVEPNAAGLLPGDEIIDSDLDDSDDELRDDDEGEDGDGEIDIVFCVYDKVQRVKNKWKTVFKDGMVHINGRDYLFAKCQGEFEW; translated from the exons AT GTCCAACAAGATTGTC ATCTACAGAGCCATCATTGACGATGTCATGGCCAACGTCGCGGTCGACTTTGAGGAGTACGGCATGGACGAGGACCTGCTCCCATTACTGCAGCAG AAATGGGAGagcaagctcctcgagacGCGCGTAGCCGagtttgcgcgcgcgcccggtGCGCCCGAGACTGGCAACGGCGATGCgtctgctggtgctggtgcgagcaggccgcctgccgctgcaGCCCCCGCTGCTGCGGAGAAGCAGCCCGAGGCGGTGGTCAAAAACGAGCCCGATGACGTGCTGCGCATccgtggtggtgcg GCGGACGAGCACCACCCCGTGCCATTGCCAGAACCGCGCGTCGAGCccaacgccgccggcctgctcCCCGGCGACGAGATCATCGACTcggacctcgacgacagcgacgacgagctgcgcgacgacgacgagggtgaggacggcgacggcgagattGACATCGTCTTCTGCGTGTACGACAAGGTACAGCGCGTCAAGAACAAGTGGAAGACGGTCTTCAAGGACGGCATGGTGCACATCAATGGCCGCGACTACCTGTTCGCCAAGTGCcaggg CGAGTTTGAGTGGTAG
- the RSN1 gene encoding putative protein RSN1, with protein MAQQSLSDQANAASTGTFTAALVSAAIMVGACLLFWLIFHGSKKLVTVFQPRTTDIKLADERPESLPPNPVSWWRRVFSLDDFEVLELNGPDAYFFVRYIKVFGIYLLAPLVILAIGVLVPIAVVKPNNGKTGVEKMTMGNVPQSAQLRNIAHIVAAVIFISYTLYLLVHEYNHYLSVRETWLRSPKIRAQLKSRTIALINVPNGMNNEDSIKEIASGVAASTDANYPRPSGVTVDSPTAAGPKLGGGVTDVWVGKKVGDVEKVWNKREKAIYGLEGTIGSAISKALKNERKGKTPEKKGTLDTDRAGAKLLDKYLAPKKQPKWRPGFLKSKIALDDLPEYIHTQDDQLQELRAKDDYKEGDVSFVRFATQDDALNFARLGPKSNKSFNRVKASINVQPEDVIWSNTNIGFWQRLARTIVSWSLTIGLIIIWAIPVAFVGTISNLDALCKDVKWLAWICKDIPGVPLGIIKGILPPVLLAVLMMLLPIVLRIWIKLQGEIRKSEVELKLFTRYWLFQVIHSFLIMTLSGGIIGSLGDLLKGKLSVTEICSILATKLPGASTFFLTWIMVVTWSGAAQSLARVVPFVMYQLRGFLAGNTPRKVFGQTFSLGSTLWSTAQPVYCLVVCVTIVYSVIQPLITALGLVTMIILYAAYKYLLIWTADQPGYLETGGLYYIKAMRTVFVSLYLTEICLAGLFFLTTDANGKRSKIGLAGGAILVFMGVVTAITQAWIDHIGFKRQTIIFGRSANGKSSSQTNLNQLSEKLTVTSNDVDDPETAGDDGIIHDFDNPAMWKPQPVVWIANDPLGIGNSEAERLNDQGIPASTEYAVEDVKAKIEVSRSPPDEKWTGGI; from the exons ATGGCCCAGCAGTCTCTTTCGGACCAGGCCAATGCGGCGTCTACCGGCACCTTCACGGCGGCTCTCGTCTCAGCCGCCATTATGGTTGGCGCCTGTTTGCTTTTCTGGTTGATCTTCCACGGTAGCAAGAAGCTCGTCACCGTCTTCCAGCCGCGCACCACAGACATCAAGCTCGCAGATGAGCGACCCGAATCTCTGCCACCCAACCCCGTTAGCTGGTGGAGGCGAGTCTTCAGCCTCGATGACTTTGAGGTTCTCGAGCTCAACGGCCCTGATGCCTACTTTTTCGTTCGCTACATCAAGGTCTTCGGCATCTATCTGTTGGCCCCCTTGGTCATCCTCGCGATTGGTGTTCTTGTCCCTATCGC TGTTGTTAAGCCCAACAACGGCAAGACTGGTGTCGAGAAGATGACGATGGGCAACGTGCCTCAATCTGCGCAGCTTCGCAACATTGCTCACATTGTTGCCGCGGTTATCTTCATCT CCTATACTCTCTACCTGCTTGTGCACGAGTACAACCACTACCTGAGCGTCCGTGAGACCTGGCTCCGTTCGCCCAAGATCCGTGCTCAGCTCAAGAGCCGCACCATCGCTCTCATCAACGTCCCCAATGGCATGAACAATGAGGACAGCATCAAGGAGATTGCTTCTGGTGTTGCCGCTAGCACGGATGCCAACTACCCCCGTCCGAGCGGTGTCACGGTTGACAGCCCCACTGCCGCTGGCCCCAAGCTCGGGGGTGGTGTCACGGACGTTTGGGTTGGCAAGAAGGTCGGCGATGTGGAGAAAGTTTGGAAcaagcgcgagaaggccatctacggcctcgagggcacCATTGGTTCGGCCATTAGCAAGGCTCTGAAGAACgagcgcaagggcaagaccCCTGAGAAGAAGG GCACACTTGACACCGACCGTGCTGGTgccaagctgctcgacaagTACCTTGCTCCCAAGAAGCAGCCCAAGTGGAGGCCCGGGTTCCTCAAGTCCAAGATTGCCCTCGATGATCTCCCCGAGTACATTCACACCCAGGACGACCAGCTCCAGGAGCTCCGCGCCAAGGACGACTACAAGGAGGGCGATGTCTCCTTCGTTCGCTTCGCTACTCAGGACGACGCCCTTAACTttgcccgcctcggccccaAGTCCAACAAGTCGTTCAACAGGGTCAAGGCGAGCATCAACGTCCAGCCCGAGGACGTTATCTGGTCCAACACCAACATTGGTTTCTGgcagcgcctcgcccgtACTATTGTCTCTTGGTCGCTCACTATTGGTCTCATCATCATCTGGGCCATCCCTGTGGCCTTTGTCGGTACCATTTCCAACCTTGACGCTCTCTGTAAGGATGTTAAGTGGCTCGCTTGGATCTGCAAGGACATTCCTGG TGTGCCTCTCGGTATCATCAAGGGTATCCTTCCTCCGGTTTTGCTCGCTGTCCTCATGATGCTCCTCCCCATCGTCCTCCGCATCTGGATCAAGTTGCAGGGAGAGATCCGCAagagcgaggtcgagctcaagCTTTTCACCCGCTACTGGCTCTTCCAGGTCATCCACTCTTTCCTTATCATGACACTTTCGGGTGGCATCATCGGCTCTCTTGGTGACCTGCTCAAGGGTAAACTGTCCGTCACGGAGATCTGCAGCATCCTTGCCACCAAGCTCCCAGGTGCTTCGACCTTCTTCCTCACCTGGATCATGGTTGTGACTTGGTCCGGCGCTGCCCAGTCTCTGGCCCGTGTCGTGCCGTTCGTCATGTACCAGCTCCGCGGCTTCCTTGCTGGCAACACTCCTCGCAAGGTGTTTGGCCAGACCTTCTCCCTGGGATCCACCCTCTGGTCTACCGCCCAGCCAGTGTACTGCCTGGTCGTTTGCGTGACGATTGTCTACTCGGTTATCCAGCCCCTCATCACCGCCCTGGGCCTCGTCACCATGATCATCCTCTACGCTGCGTACAAGTACCTGCTTATCTGGACTGCCGACCAGCCCGGCTACCTCGAGACCGGCGGCCTGTACTACATCAAGGCCATGCGCACCGTCTTTGTGTCCCTCTACCTCACCGAGATCTGCTTGGCTGGACTTTTCTTCCTCACCACggacgccaacggcaagcGCTCCAAGATCGGcctggctggtggtgccATTCTCGTTTTCATGGGCGTGGTCACTGCCATCACCCAGGCGTGGATCGACCACATTGGCTTCAAGAGGCAGACCATCATCTTCGGCCGCTCTGCCAACGGCAAGAGCTCAAGCCAGACCAACCTCAACCAGCTCTCGGAGAAGCTCACTGTCACGTCCAACGACGTTGACGACCCCGAGACTGCTGGCGATGACGGTATCATTCACGACTTTGACAACCCGGCCATGTGGAAGCCCCAGCCTGTCGTCTGGATCGCCAACGACCCTCTTGGCATTGGAAACTCTGAAGCCGAGCGCCTGAACGACCAGGGCATCCCCGCGTCGACTGAGTATGcggtcgaggacgtcaaggccaagatcgAGGTCTCTCGCTCCCCACCAGACGAGAAGTGGACCGGAGGCATCTAA